In Melitaea cinxia chromosome Z, ilMelCinx1.1, whole genome shotgun sequence, a single window of DNA contains:
- the LOC123668909 gene encoding uncharacterized protein LOC123668909, translating into MVLRAGAKGYKTIPSPLLRVTSFKYLSHWVTENLGDNKDIDRERRSLSVRCNMLARRFVRCTEDVKITLFKAFCQSFYTCSLWTSYSLHAYSDLRIQYNNAFRILLELPWRCSASLMFAERRVDDFKAIMRKRCASLLKRFRGSHNSILKVFVNRWESPMLRHWIKLHVI; encoded by the coding sequence ATGGTTTTAAGGGCGGGTGCAAAAGGCTATAAAACCATACCATCACCGCTACTTAGGGTGACCAGCTTTAAATACTTGAGTCATTGGGTAACCGAGAACTTAGGTGATAATAAGGATATAGACAGGGAGCGAAGGTCACTGTCAGTTCGCTGCAACATGCTGGCTCGCAGATTTGTACGTTGTACAGAAGATGTCAAAATAACTCTTTTTAAAGCCTTCTGTCAATCATTTTATACGTGCAGTCTGTGGACCAGCTATAGCTTGCATGCTTACAGTGACCTCCGCATTCAATACAATAATGCGTTCAGGATACTGTTGGAGCTGCCGTGGCGCTGTAGTGCCTCACTGATGTTCGCGGAAAGGCGCGTCGATGACTTTAAAGCCATCATGCGCAAGAGGTGCGCGTCATTACTTAAGCGTTTCCGCGGCAGCCACAATAGTATTCTGAAAGTGTTTGTAAATCGATGGGAGAGTCCAATGCTGCGACATTGGATAAAGCTCCATGTAATATga